From Thiohalorhabdus denitrificans, the proteins below share one genomic window:
- a CDS encoding tRNA-queuosine alpha-mannosyltransferase domain-containing protein: MHILLVEPYLGGSHAAWAEGLRHHSRHTVEILSLPGRSWKWRMHGGAITLAERFRAPDRRPDLILATDMLDLTTFLALTRDHTAGVPVALYFHENQFAYPRSPWDPDRENGRDNHYAFINFASALAADRVLFNSAFNRDSLLEGARALLGNIRDHGEAEKVDEVAAKSTVLPLGLELGALDHHRPEKPAPSDPPLLLWNHRWEHDKNPEGFFRVLRALADEGLDFQVAVLGRVPPHPPPAFTEGRELLGDRIVHFGYAEDAAAYARWLWAADILPVTSYHDFFGISVMEAVYCGAFPLLPRRQAYPGLLPTSWHPRCLYDDEEELAGCLRELLREGRPDSGELANLAAAYDWERMAPEYDRILEEVAAGR, encoded by the coding sequence TTGCACATTCTGCTCGTGGAGCCCTATCTCGGCGGGTCGCACGCCGCCTGGGCCGAGGGCCTCCGGCACCACTCCCGGCACACGGTGGAGATCCTCTCCCTGCCGGGACGCAGCTGGAAGTGGCGAATGCACGGCGGCGCCATCACCCTAGCGGAGCGCTTCCGGGCCCCGGACCGCCGCCCCGACCTGATCCTGGCGACGGACATGCTGGACCTCACCACCTTCCTCGCCCTCACCCGCGACCACACCGCGGGGGTCCCGGTGGCCCTCTACTTCCACGAGAACCAGTTCGCCTACCCCCGCTCCCCCTGGGACCCGGACCGGGAAAACGGCCGGGACAACCACTACGCCTTCATCAATTTCGCCTCCGCCCTCGCCGCCGACCGGGTGCTGTTCAACTCCGCCTTCAACCGCGACAGCCTCCTGGAAGGCGCACGGGCGCTGCTGGGGAACATCCGGGACCACGGGGAGGCCGAGAAGGTGGACGAGGTGGCGGCCAAGAGCACGGTGCTGCCCCTGGGCCTGGAGCTGGGCGCACTCGACCACCACCGGCCAGAGAAGCCGGCGCCGTCGGACCCGCCCTTGCTGCTCTGGAATCACCGCTGGGAGCACGACAAGAACCCCGAGGGCTTCTTCCGGGTGCTGCGCGCGCTGGCCGACGAAGGGCTGGATTTCCAGGTGGCGGTGCTGGGCCGGGTGCCCCCGCACCCTCCCCCAGCGTTCACGGAGGGCCGGGAGCTGCTGGGGGACCGCATCGTTCATTTCGGCTACGCCGAGGACGCCGCGGCCTATGCCCGCTGGCTGTGGGCAGCCGACATCCTGCCGGTCACCTCCTACCACGACTTCTTCGGCATCAGCGTGATGGAGGCGGTCTATTGCGGGGCCTTTCCCCTGCTCCCCCGGCGGCAGGCCTATCCCGGACTGCTGCCCACGTCCTGGCACCCCCGCTGCCTGTACGACGACGAGGAGGAGCTGGCCGGGTGCCTTCGAGAGCTACTCCGCGAGGGCCGCCCCGACTCCGGCGAGCTGGCGAACCTCGCCGCGGCCTACGATTGGGAACGGATGGCCCCCGAGTACGACCGGATCCTGGAGGAGGTCGCCGCGGGGCGGTGA
- a CDS encoding PAS domain S-box protein has protein sequence MGNKQGHHGGCHGGRNPVPGPRGAAGPEELSGWSRDDLIARLRRLEECLEADTAPEDSRRMLYELQVHQMELERQNREMAELRAQLEVSRDRYVALYETAPVAYLTLSQEGVIRNVNLAGSRLLQGGPGGLIGEPLTAFLGRRDLARLEEYLDTLLRTGAPDSLEVELPGADGGERILKLEGTRAVSPRDEEPVVRMVLTDVTEAKEAEALQRRINRALYALSRVQEATREAETPEDLMERVCRFLNEEAGYALAFVGEPVKDEEGTARVLGASGATDYLEQVVGEIRWKEGPQGKGPFGRAVQTGRPVISNSVGMDPSFEPWRDRALAYGLNAVVGIPLVEGGRTLGVLGLYAEEADSFDAEEMQWLGQVADELATAWCALRHREHRRRAEQERDRLVQILEATPDFVAMATAEGRTIYWNPGAYELLGYDPETFQPGHHAIREYHPAWAYERLQREAFPTARERGLWRGELAFLSRDGREMPVNQVILAHYDSEGRVQYWSTIAHDLTTFKQQRAELERSRRLMAIGELGSVVAHQLNQPLTAALTYAEGTLHRFDNLQGVPVALREGLEQVLVQVRKAGSIVRDLHNFLRGGSPHFQTLDLNGLIRELGPRLATGRESRAPRIRQDLAPDLPAVSADPTLIQECLQNLMNNAAEAMEGQEDPVVEIVTDFRRDGLVEVQVRDSGVGLPEALREDLDRPLYTTKPDGLGLGVAICRSVIEAHGGNLWATSNDPEPGTTFHFTLRSSGGEAQASN, from the coding sequence GTGGGAAATAAACAAGGCCACCACGGCGGGTGTCATGGCGGGCGGAATCCCGTCCCGGGCCCGCGGGGAGCCGCGGGGCCGGAGGAGCTGAGCGGATGGTCCCGGGACGACCTGATCGCCCGGCTGCGCCGCCTGGAGGAATGCCTGGAGGCCGATACCGCTCCGGAAGACTCCCGCCGCATGCTCTACGAGCTTCAGGTCCATCAGATGGAGCTGGAGCGCCAGAACCGCGAGATGGCGGAGCTGCGCGCCCAGCTCGAGGTCTCCCGCGACCGGTATGTGGCCCTGTACGAGACCGCCCCGGTGGCCTATCTGACCCTGAGCCAGGAGGGGGTGATCCGGAACGTGAACCTCGCCGGGAGCCGGCTGCTGCAAGGCGGACCCGGCGGCCTGATCGGGGAGCCCTTGACCGCCTTCCTGGGACGACGGGACCTCGCAAGGCTGGAGGAATACCTGGACACCCTGCTTCGGACGGGGGCCCCCGACTCCCTCGAGGTGGAGCTTCCCGGTGCCGACGGCGGGGAACGGATCCTCAAGCTGGAGGGCACCCGGGCCGTCTCGCCCCGGGACGAGGAACCGGTGGTGCGTATGGTGCTCACCGACGTTACCGAGGCCAAGGAGGCGGAGGCCCTGCAGCGGCGCATCAACCGGGCCCTCTACGCCCTGAGCCGGGTTCAGGAGGCTACCCGGGAGGCGGAGACCCCCGAGGACCTTATGGAGCGGGTCTGCCGGTTCCTGAACGAGGAAGCCGGGTACGCCCTGGCCTTCGTGGGTGAGCCGGTAAAGGACGAGGAGGGCACGGCAAGGGTGCTCGGGGCCAGCGGCGCCACCGATTACCTGGAGCAGGTCGTGGGCGAAATCCGCTGGAAGGAGGGCCCGCAGGGGAAGGGGCCCTTCGGCCGGGCGGTGCAGACGGGCAGGCCCGTCATCAGCAATTCCGTGGGGATGGATCCTTCCTTCGAGCCCTGGCGGGACCGGGCGCTAGCCTACGGCCTGAACGCCGTGGTGGGCATCCCCCTGGTGGAAGGGGGCCGCACCCTGGGGGTTCTCGGGCTGTACGCGGAGGAGGCGGACTCCTTCGACGCCGAGGAGATGCAGTGGCTCGGCCAGGTGGCCGACGAGCTGGCCACCGCCTGGTGCGCCCTGCGCCACCGCGAGCACCGTCGGCGCGCGGAGCAGGAGCGGGACCGGCTGGTGCAGATCCTGGAGGCCACCCCCGACTTCGTGGCCATGGCCACCGCCGAGGGGCGGACCATCTACTGGAATCCGGGCGCTTACGAGCTGCTGGGCTACGACCCGGAAACCTTCCAGCCGGGGCATCACGCGATCCGGGAGTACCACCCAGCTTGGGCCTACGAGCGCTTGCAGCGGGAGGCCTTCCCCACCGCCCGGGAGCGCGGCCTTTGGCGGGGGGAATTGGCCTTCCTGAGCCGGGACGGCCGGGAGATGCCCGTCAACCAGGTGATTCTGGCCCACTACGACAGCGAGGGGCGGGTCCAGTACTGGTCCACCATCGCCCACGACCTCACCACCTTCAAGCAGCAGCGCGCCGAGCTGGAGCGTAGCCGGCGCCTCATGGCCATCGGCGAGCTGGGCTCGGTGGTGGCCCACCAGCTCAACCAGCCCCTGACCGCCGCCCTCACCTACGCGGAGGGCACCCTGCACCGGTTCGACAACCTCCAGGGGGTGCCCGTGGCCCTGCGGGAGGGCCTGGAGCAGGTCCTGGTCCAGGTCCGCAAGGCCGGGAGCATCGTCCGCGACCTGCACAACTTCCTGCGCGGCGGCTCGCCCCATTTCCAGACCCTGGACCTCAACGGCCTGATCAGGGAGCTGGGTCCCCGCCTGGCCACGGGGCGCGAGAGCCGGGCGCCGCGGATCCGCCAGGACCTGGCACCGGACCTGCCCGCCGTGTCCGCGGATCCCACCCTCATCCAGGAATGCCTGCAGAACCTCATGAACAACGCCGCCGAGGCCATGGAGGGGCAGGAGGACCCGGTGGTGGAGATCGTCACCGACTTCCGTCGGGACGGCCTGGTGGAGGTCCAGGTGCGGGACTCGGGGGTGGGGCTGCCCGAGGCCCTGCGCGAGGACCTGGACCGCCCCCTGTACACCACCAAGCCCGACGGACTGGGACTGGGAGTGGCCATCTGCCGCTCGGTGATCGAAGCCCACGGCGGCAACCTGTGGGCTACCTCCAACGACCCCGAGCCGGGGACCACCTTCCACTTCACCCTGCGCTCGTCGGGGGGCGAGGCCCAAGCGAGCAACTGA
- the ettA gene encoding energy-dependent translational throttle protein EttA: MAQYVFTMSGLTKVVPPKKTILEDINLSFFHGAKIGVLGYNGAGKSSLLRIMAGVDTEFDGEARPEPGLNIGYLPQEPQLDESKDVKGNVEEGVAETKALLDRYNEVTAAFADPDADFNALIEEQGELQQKIDASGAWELDRKLEIAADALNLPPWDADVSRLSGGERRRVALCKVLLSNPDMLILDEPTNHLDAESVEWLERYLGEFPGTVVAVTHDRYFLDNVAGWILELDRGHGYPFQGNYSDWLEYKEKRLEQEEKEESARQKAMKEELDWARSNPKGRQSKSKARLKRLDELSSPEYQQRAQTNEIYIPPGPRLGDKVIEAENLTKTFRDRELYQGLSFVVPSGAIVGVIGPNGAGKTTLLRMITGEEQPDGGSMTLGETVELAYVDQSRDALAGENTVWEEISGGADHLQVGNWEVNSRAYVSRFNFTGADQQKKVRDLSGGERNRVHLAKLLKRGGNLLLLDEPTNDLDVETLRALEQALLEFPGSAVVVSHDRWFLDRVATHTMAFEEDGQVIFTEGSYSEYEAMRAQQGKGEADQAKGKHKRLER, from the coding sequence ATGGCGCAATACGTGTTCACCATGAGCGGCCTGACCAAGGTCGTGCCGCCCAAGAAGACCATCCTCGAGGACATCAACCTCAGCTTCTTCCACGGCGCCAAGATCGGCGTGCTGGGCTACAACGGCGCCGGCAAGTCCAGCCTGCTGCGCATCATGGCGGGCGTGGACACCGAGTTCGACGGCGAGGCCCGGCCCGAGCCCGGCCTGAACATCGGCTACCTGCCCCAGGAGCCCCAGCTCGACGAGTCCAAGGACGTGAAGGGCAACGTGGAGGAGGGCGTGGCCGAGACCAAGGCCCTGCTCGACCGCTACAACGAGGTCACCGCCGCCTTCGCCGACCCCGACGCCGACTTCAACGCCCTCATCGAGGAGCAGGGCGAGCTGCAGCAGAAGATCGACGCAAGCGGCGCCTGGGAGCTGGACCGCAAGCTGGAGATCGCCGCCGACGCCCTTAACCTGCCGCCCTGGGACGCCGACGTCTCCCGCCTCTCCGGCGGCGAGCGGCGCCGGGTGGCCCTGTGCAAAGTGCTGCTGTCCAACCCGGACATGCTGATCCTCGACGAGCCCACCAACCACCTCGACGCCGAGTCGGTGGAGTGGCTGGAGCGCTACCTGGGCGAATTCCCGGGCACCGTGGTGGCCGTCACCCACGACCGCTACTTCCTCGACAACGTGGCCGGCTGGATCCTGGAGCTGGACCGCGGCCACGGCTACCCCTTCCAGGGCAACTACTCCGACTGGCTGGAGTACAAGGAGAAGCGCCTGGAGCAGGAGGAAAAGGAGGAGAGCGCCCGCCAGAAGGCCATGAAGGAGGAGCTGGACTGGGCGCGCTCCAACCCCAAGGGCCGGCAGTCCAAGAGCAAGGCCCGCCTGAAGCGCCTCGACGAGCTCTCCAGCCCCGAGTACCAGCAGCGCGCCCAGACCAACGAGATCTACATCCCGCCGGGACCGCGCCTGGGCGACAAGGTCATCGAGGCGGAGAACCTCACCAAGACCTTCCGCGACCGCGAGCTCTACCAGGGGCTGTCCTTCGTGGTGCCGAGCGGCGCCATCGTCGGCGTCATCGGCCCCAACGGCGCCGGCAAGACCACCCTGCTGCGCATGATCACCGGCGAGGAGCAGCCCGACGGCGGCTCCATGACTCTGGGCGAGACGGTGGAGCTGGCCTACGTGGACCAGTCGCGGGACGCCCTGGCCGGCGAGAACACGGTCTGGGAGGAGATCTCCGGCGGCGCCGACCACCTGCAGGTGGGCAACTGGGAGGTAAACTCCCGCGCCTACGTGAGCCGCTTCAACTTCACCGGCGCCGACCAGCAGAAGAAGGTCCGTGACCTCTCCGGCGGCGAGCGCAACCGCGTGCACCTCGCCAAGCTCCTGAAGCGCGGCGGCAACCTGCTGCTGCTCGACGAGCCCACCAACGACCTGGACGTGGAGACCCTGCGCGCCCTGGAGCAGGCCCTGCTGGAGTTCCCCGGCAGCGCCGTGGTGGTCTCCCACGACCGCTGGTTCCTCGACCGCGTGGCCACCCACACCATGGCCTTCGAGGAGGACGGCCAGGTGATCTTTACCGAGGGCAGCTACAGCGAGTACGAGGCCATGCGGGCCCAGCAGGGCAAGGGCGAGGCGGACCAGGCCAAAGGCAAGCACAAGCGCCTGGAGCGCTAA
- the hypA gene encoding hydrogenase maturation nickel metallochaperone HypA yields MHEMALCEYVLQVLEEESGRQGYVRVERVRLEVGALSCVEKEALRFSFEAVARGSLAEGARLELRDAPGQGWCGMCEETVTLRSLADPCPRCGGFELTLTRGLGLRIKDLDVV; encoded by the coding sequence ATGCATGAGATGGCCTTGTGCGAGTACGTGCTGCAGGTCCTGGAGGAGGAGTCGGGGCGCCAGGGCTACGTCCGCGTCGAGCGGGTACGGTTGGAGGTGGGGGCCCTGTCCTGCGTGGAGAAGGAGGCCCTGCGGTTCAGCTTCGAGGCCGTGGCGCGCGGTTCGCTGGCCGAAGGGGCCCGGCTCGAGCTTCGGGACGCCCCGGGGCAGGGCTGGTGCGGGATGTGCGAGGAAACGGTGACGCTGCGCTCCCTGGCCGATCCCTGCCCCCGCTGCGGGGGCTTCGAGCTCACGCTGACCCGGGGCCTAGGCCTGCGGATCAAGGACCTCGACGTGGTGTGA
- the hypB gene encoding hydrogenase nickel incorporation protein HypB, with translation MCNVCGCGEGAAPVPGEEEARGAGDREPDGPDYGASPARAHAPGMDPARMVRIERDVLAANDRHAAANRSRLEEQGVLALNLVSGPGAGKTTLLARTVADLAGRLDVAVVGGDQQTDNDAERVRAAGARALQVNTGKGCHLDAHMVEHALVSLAPAEHGLVFIENVGNLVCPAAFDLGEEAKVVILSVTEGEDKPAKYPDMFHGADLLVLNKVDLLPHLDFDVARCLDHARRVNPDLEVVQLSATTGAGLEDWHAWLAARRARLLDRLGAAPPEPAAGD, from the coding sequence ATGTGTAACGTTTGCGGTTGCGGAGAAGGCGCGGCCCCGGTCCCTGGCGAGGAGGAGGCCCGGGGCGCCGGGGACCGGGAGCCGGATGGGCCGGACTACGGAGCCTCCCCGGCCCGCGCCCACGCGCCGGGGATGGACCCGGCGCGCATGGTGCGGATCGAGCGGGACGTGCTGGCCGCCAACGACCGCCACGCCGCCGCCAACCGGTCCCGGCTGGAGGAGCAGGGCGTCCTCGCCCTCAACCTGGTCTCCGGGCCCGGTGCGGGCAAGACCACCCTGCTCGCCCGCACGGTGGCGGACCTGGCGGGGCGCCTGGACGTCGCCGTGGTGGGGGGCGATCAGCAGACCGACAACGACGCCGAGCGGGTGCGGGCCGCCGGGGCCCGGGCCCTGCAGGTGAACACCGGCAAGGGCTGCCACCTGGACGCCCACATGGTGGAGCACGCCCTGGTGTCCCTGGCCCCCGCGGAGCACGGGCTGGTCTTTATCGAGAACGTGGGCAACCTGGTCTGCCCGGCGGCCTTTGACCTGGGCGAGGAGGCCAAGGTGGTGATCCTCTCGGTCACCGAGGGCGAGGACAAGCCGGCCAAGTACCCCGACATGTTCCATGGCGCCGACCTGCTGGTGCTGAACAAGGTGGACCTGCTGCCCCACCTGGACTTCGACGTGGCGCGCTGCCTGGACCACGCCCGCCGGGTGAATCCGGACCTGGAGGTGGTTCAGCTCTCCGCCACCACCGGGGCGGGTCTGGAGGACTGGCACGCCTGGCTGGCCGCCCGGCGCGCGCGCCTGCTGGACCGCCTCGGGGCCGCTCCTCCCGAGCCGGCGGCGGGGGACTGA
- a CDS encoding hybrid sensor histidine kinase/response regulator, translating to MGENPSSLSSRLLSRYSFDPGENPSPAEVESRLKQQAVVAELGEMGLRGASLETLFDEAVAVLAEVLDVELTKVLKLLPGEGALLVSGVGWGEGLVGEAVVPTGWGSQAGYTLLYEEPVIAADLRTEDRFTGPDLLHEHGVISGMSVVIQGHDGPYGVVGVHSRRERQFTQYDVNFLKGVANVLGATVQRAATEAALRRSEATFREIFSHAGVGIAVLDLQGNILEANPAYAEITGYAQEELTDGALSVRQLIHPEDWPSAEVAMARLRDGEVHDCSVEKRLVRKDGGNAWIQATVTLRPGDTGHPRQFIALLEDITKRREAEETLAEASRRKDEFLSMLAHELRNPLTPIATMGEVLASQREPMDPARLRRMAATIQRQSTHLTRIVDDLLDLNRIKTGRIDLQKEVVDLRTVADQAAESVAAAARENEQSLELDLPEASLTTEGDPVRLTQILTNLLDNAVKYSDPGGEVRLTGFRDNGQVVIRVRDTGQGIPPERLPRLFDDFDRGGLRNAGPKGLGLGLAVVRRLVELHGGWVEARSPGPGQGSEFTVHLPAAEANTPDQPEAAEPALREGVHEVLMVEDDPDVAQSLSFLLEDLGYHARHAGSGEQAFDMLQGAAPELVLIDIGLPDQSGFEVARRLRGRLRDTPLVALSGHAPTDFSDESTNVFDEYLLKPPTVGVLRKALEQVEHEGG from the coding sequence ATGGGCGAAAACCCTTCCTCCCTCTCCTCCCGCCTCCTGTCCCGCTATTCCTTCGATCCGGGCGAGAACCCGTCGCCGGCCGAAGTGGAGTCCCGCCTCAAGCAACAGGCGGTGGTCGCGGAGCTGGGGGAGATGGGCCTGCGGGGGGCCTCCCTCGAGACCCTGTTCGATGAGGCCGTGGCGGTGCTCGCCGAGGTCCTGGACGTGGAGCTCACCAAGGTCCTGAAGCTCCTGCCGGGGGAGGGGGCGCTCCTGGTTTCGGGGGTGGGCTGGGGGGAGGGCCTGGTGGGCGAGGCCGTCGTCCCCACCGGGTGGGGCTCCCAGGCCGGCTATACCCTGCTCTACGAGGAGCCGGTGATTGCGGCGGACCTGCGCACCGAGGACCGCTTCACCGGACCGGATCTGCTCCATGAGCACGGCGTGATCAGCGGCATGAGCGTGGTCATCCAGGGGCACGACGGTCCCTACGGCGTGGTCGGCGTCCATAGCCGCCGGGAGCGGCAATTCACCCAGTACGACGTCAACTTCCTGAAGGGGGTGGCCAACGTGCTCGGCGCTACCGTTCAGCGCGCGGCCACGGAGGCCGCCCTGCGCCGCAGCGAGGCTACCTTCCGCGAGATCTTCAGCCACGCGGGGGTGGGCATCGCCGTCCTCGACCTGCAGGGGAACATCCTGGAGGCCAATCCGGCGTACGCGGAGATCACGGGCTATGCCCAGGAGGAGCTCACTGACGGCGCCCTTTCCGTCCGGCAGCTGATCCATCCGGAGGACTGGCCGAGCGCGGAGGTAGCCATGGCCCGTCTCCGGGACGGGGAGGTCCATGATTGCTCCGTGGAGAAGCGCCTGGTCCGCAAGGACGGCGGCAACGCCTGGATCCAGGCCACCGTAACCCTGCGGCCGGGGGATACGGGGCACCCCCGCCAGTTCATCGCCCTGTTGGAGGACATCACCAAGCGCCGGGAGGCCGAGGAGACCCTGGCCGAGGCCAGCCGGCGCAAGGACGAGTTCCTGTCCATGCTGGCGCATGAGCTGCGCAACCCGCTGACCCCCATCGCTACCATGGGCGAGGTCCTGGCCTCCCAGCGGGAGCCCATGGACCCTGCGCGGCTGCGCCGGATGGCCGCCACCATCCAGCGACAGAGCACCCACCTGACCCGGATCGTGGACGACCTGCTGGATCTCAACCGGATCAAGACCGGGCGCATCGACCTGCAGAAGGAGGTCGTGGACCTGCGGACCGTGGCCGACCAGGCGGCCGAGTCGGTGGCCGCAGCGGCCCGGGAGAACGAGCAGTCCCTGGAGCTGGACCTGCCCGAGGCGTCCCTGACCACCGAGGGGGACCCCGTCCGCCTCACCCAGATCCTCACCAACCTGCTGGACAACGCGGTGAAGTACTCCGACCCCGGGGGAGAGGTGCGCCTGACGGGCTTCCGGGACAACGGGCAGGTGGTGATCCGGGTGCGGGATACCGGGCAGGGTATTCCCCCCGAGCGGCTACCGCGCCTGTTCGACGACTTCGATCGGGGCGGCCTGCGTAACGCCGGGCCCAAGGGCCTGGGGCTCGGGCTGGCGGTGGTCCGCCGCTTGGTGGAGCTGCACGGCGGCTGGGTGGAGGCACGGAGCCCGGGGCCGGGGCAGGGCAGCGAGTTCACGGTGCATCTCCCCGCCGCGGAAGCCAACACGCCCGACCAGCCCGAGGCGGCCGAGCCCGCCCTCCGGGAGGGCGTCCACGAGGTGCTCATGGTGGAGGACGATCCCGACGTGGCTCAGTCGCTATCCTTTCTCCTGGAGGACCTGGGCTACCACGCCAGGCACGCCGGTTCCGGCGAGCAGGCCTTCGATATGTTGCAGGGGGCCGCCCCGGAGCTCGTGCTCATCGACATCGGCCTCCCCGATCAGTCCGGGTTCGAGGTGGCCCGGAGGCTGCGGGGGCGGCTGCGGGATACCCCCCTGGTGGCCCTGTCGGGCCACGCCCCCACCGACTTCTCCGACGAGTCCACCAACGTCTTCGACGAGTACCTGCTCAAGCCCCCCACCGTGGGGGTGCTGCGCAAGGCCCTGGAGCAGGTCGAGCATGAGGGGGGCTGA
- a CDS encoding YncE family protein, translating to MLMPFARRTLGAVGGAALLGLLLGGCAAMNEAGWSIGDGEPVYVVDQNAAKLAMVDPDGGEVVGEVEVGDTPTYNAVTPDGDYVLVTATGEEMLYVVDTGQGEVVERLELGDTPKGVGVTPDGEFVYAVNEGPESNSVDVFEVGSWTHVKEIGVGEAPHNVAFDPARKIAYVSNAESNTVSRIRYTNHTYLDEIPLAGDGVPHNLVVSPDGEFLLVTLNESEQMAVVELDSGQDIVHVNLSKEHHGIDMSPDGRWVYVTGIGDSVVNVIDLGRFARVGQVEVGQGPHGVRFSADGDHAFVSVQGTNEVVVMETGGHDIVRRIEDPGGPFWVAVPGR from the coding sequence ATGCTCATGCCTTTTGCCCGCCGTACGCTCGGTGCCGTCGGCGGGGCGGCCCTGCTGGGCCTCTTACTGGGGGGCTGCGCCGCCATGAACGAGGCGGGCTGGTCCATCGGCGACGGCGAGCCGGTCTATGTGGTGGACCAGAACGCCGCCAAGCTGGCGATGGTGGATCCGGACGGCGGGGAGGTGGTCGGCGAGGTGGAAGTGGGGGACACCCCCACCTACAACGCCGTGACCCCCGATGGGGACTATGTCCTGGTGACCGCCACCGGGGAGGAGATGCTCTACGTGGTGGATACCGGGCAAGGGGAGGTGGTAGAGCGCCTGGAGCTCGGCGACACCCCCAAGGGGGTGGGCGTGACGCCCGACGGCGAGTTCGTCTACGCCGTGAACGAGGGGCCGGAATCCAACAGCGTGGACGTGTTCGAGGTGGGCTCCTGGACGCACGTGAAGGAGATCGGGGTTGGCGAGGCCCCGCACAACGTGGCCTTCGATCCCGCGCGGAAGATCGCCTATGTCAGCAACGCGGAATCGAACACCGTGAGCCGCATCCGCTACACCAACCACACTTATCTGGATGAGATCCCGCTCGCCGGGGACGGCGTGCCCCACAATCTGGTGGTGAGTCCGGACGGGGAGTTCCTGCTGGTTACCCTGAACGAGAGCGAGCAGATGGCGGTTGTGGAGCTGGATAGCGGCCAGGACATCGTGCACGTGAACCTCTCGAAGGAGCATCACGGCATCGACATGAGTCCGGACGGCCGCTGGGTGTACGTCACGGGTATCGGGGACTCCGTGGTCAACGTCATCGACCTCGGCCGCTTCGCCCGCGTCGGCCAGGTGGAGGTGGGCCAGGGGCCCCATGGCGTCCGGTTCAGCGCGGACGGCGACCATGCCTTCGTGTCCGTGCAGGGCACGAACGAGGTGGTGGTGATGGAAACCGGCGGCCACGACATCGTGCGCCGGATCGAGGACCCCGGCGGCCCCTTCTGGGTGGCCGTGCCGGGTCGGTGA